From Argopecten irradians isolate NY chromosome 3, Ai_NY, whole genome shotgun sequence:
actgaattgtccctgtAATGTTTTGGTAGTTGGCCTTACCTAATAGATCATAAGAGAATTCTACGTAATTGTAAGCATTTTAACACCTCAACGCTGTttcgtctttttttttttttttttttttttatttaaggattaaagtctctttctggtggttctatcgaaggataaaattgagtagggtatcgatatttaataatttatatttacagtcttaactattattttcatagctcaaaatttacacttaatagtgtttatggcatttataagactaaaattggattatatcgtttggttccgacgggcatttggaacagccactcgaagtggcggaaattcccgccaatttatcaatgaacatacaaataaaatgagttccgtctgatgaagcctATATCTGGTGTTTTCCCTGTATGAAACTATAAATTGTTCTATTTATCTGTTGtcaaaaacaccatggtgcaaagcagtttggttttaatattttgcttagtattattacacacgcttacacaattcataatgtggcaggatatttaacgtagttgtgacgcggcgtccgtttcaaaccgcctgtgtcaaggaggtgtgacaaacagagagtttcttcaatgttgtgatcacttgagttctacttaatcagtccacgtttgaaattacttgaatacatggatgtttacatagtttcaTGTcgttatttccggattttggagatttccaaatgtatcggacgtcgtttcgaggaacatgtacaaacacaggtaggcccactaagTACTGTAAACatttaccgctctcaaaatgttagcttataGACCTctatttatattactttttcaaacacttcaataaatattagagatatctattacaagtattgtaaagctacaattgtaggattccgtttcattgatatttcgaaacacccaaacgtacattgtgtagctatcgccgattcacagtagtcgagtagataacgtacagtaaaggacttgtctgtcccgcgaggtgaacaaaaatgcattttcgTGCTAGgcctaggtcgttttggttaaacttatccaactcaaagactgatgttATCCTgacatattttattcatttgcgtacaaccaaagatgttaaaaatacaaataggatcATCCAACTCTACCGCTCTCATCCtggatgtagatctacatgttgtagcgaacaacacagactcaccgacacacatGGATTCGGGAACAAAACAAAGTGGCCGCGAAATCTGCAAACTTTCAAAATGACATGGGATTAAACTTATTGTGATGGGGTTGTGAACAGGTTAGTGTTGATATATGTGAAGAATAACATCTTATTGTATTATAGGCGCGGTGACACATGCAGACAATGCCCAGAACAAATTTTACAGAACTTTTACCGAAGGTGGTGAACATTTTGGCCAGCGATGCATTTCATTcctggtgtttttatatagtataaagggatatttttttatatatgtatactatatattattgacagaacgtcaaactcctgtgctcAAAGAGACACGGTAGtgacataaacaatgtaacttttctacatttgtatttacacacgtacatgtatatatgtgttgaaacatattttgataCCTAGtcgtacatgttcatcgaacgtacgttcggtactgaaaacaccaaaagtttctgattttgaccatcataaattcatccgcgcggctccaaattgcgcgtgacattctcaatctatcgagaaataaagttgagtagcctttggtagaaatcaacggggtttgtactatcaattcaccactgactgtaaatattagtTTATAAAAGTACAAGATAATTAGATCTTTTAGAATGTTGTGCACCATTCAGCTGGTTAACGCTTATAGAGATACTGTTGTTTCATTTATAACAGGAAGTTTGGCACCAACGAACCAATCCAGATGCACATTGACAGTGACGCATGCCACGGGAGTGATAACGAGATCAATTATCTAGAGCACGTGCAGGCGTTCGTAACCCTTAAGTCTACCTATAGAGGAAATGTTGTGATCTTTATCACTTCACCAACGAACACTACGTAAGTTTAAACCTTAATATTTATGcaaataacaaattttatttaatatgacataaaaaaaaaagtcaaaatcaGTGTctataaaaatgaacaaaagaaaaaaaagttaatgaaaacaaattaacatCTCAGAAAGGCCACGGGAGTGATAACGAGATCAATTATCTAGAGCACGTGCAGGCGTTCGTAACCCTTAAGTCTACCTATAGAGGAAATGTTGTGATCTTTATCACTTCACCAACGAACACTACGTAAGTTTAAACCTTAATATTTATGcaaataacaaattttatttaatatgacataaaaaaaaagtcaaaatcaGTGTctataaaaatgaacaaaagaaaaaaaagttaatgaaaacaaattaacatCTCAGAAAGAATAAGAATTGGaatatgtatatgatttgtATAAAACCATCATTGCAGGAATATGTCACGACGATAAGGAGTAATAAAGTTCTATATGATTATTTCAGTTCCATGATCCTGAGTCAGAGACCTAATGACGACGACCATAAGAATGGCTTTACCCGCTGGCCCTTCATGACTACCCATACCTGGGCTGAAAACCCTAGAGGACGCTGGAAGCTCGAGGTAACACTTGTACCCGGCAAGAACACCAATGTCGACACTGGAACATTCTTCGAGTGGACCCTGATCTTCCACGGATCACGTGACGCACCCTACAAAAACCAAGTCGAAGACGAGATGAACCACGGGAAGCTGTTCAAGGTGAAGAGAATCCACCAGGAGAAAGCCTGAGGAATGGACAATAAACTACAAACCAAGCTCGGAATCTAATAGTCGgattttacatgaaatagtgTCAGTTTTAAAggtatataatttaaaaaattcgGAATAAtgttaaaaggaaaaaaaaggtCTGTTTAATTAAATCGATAAAAAGAATTGATCATTAATTATTTCATCACTAATATACTAACTGTAATCACgataaatttacaaatatcaataaCTTGCAAACACGAAGCACTTATTGCTGCTCGGAGCAAGTAGAAcggataaatatatatttttatatgaaatggcAAAATATGCAATTATTTTGGATGATTATTATAAAGATTGAATCGCTTCGAGAACCAATATTTGCTTTGTGACGTGACACGGATATGCATTCCTGAATGAAATTTCCATCGAGATATTTCTCGGTAGAAAATGATTGGAATCGCATAAAAGAATGACTGTAGGTCGACAGTTTACTTAGATATTTAGCTGTAGACCCGGTTCAAATTAGACTACTACCGACACAAGTTACCATAATGACGAAAATTTACAGTCTTCCGTGTCCTCAAAGTCTGGTGCCTTGGTACTGGAGAGTCTTGGAAGAAGTTCAATGTCTCGGTAGAATTCTAAAACTATTACAAATGGGCTGAGTGCCATTTTATTCCCTTAGTACCTTAGTTCCCGAGTGTGTACTCGATGACCTAAGATGTCCTCAGTGTGACCATGTGGTATACTATGGTATTAAGGTATGGTAGACTAAGCCAGTTACTGGTCTACTGGGATCAATGTTTGTCTGGTGGTAACGCGGTGTTCGACAATCATACTGTTTGCAGCATGTGCATGTTAAAAATATACCTTTCGTAATGAGATATTTAGTTGTAGTCTTTGACATTTTAGAATTGTAACATGGTAAGTGACTTCCTTTACATCTTTAAGTAAGAGATAGGTTCAGGCCATGTCAAACAGTGATGGTGACAGAACAAGGAGTTACGACCAAACATCAATGATAAGGAGTCTCTTACATCAACAACTTCTAATCATTGTAATGTACAAGTGAATTATTACAAGTCTCCTTCGTATAATCGGGACTGGTGTCTGTTAATTCACATGGACAACTTGAGTTAGACCTTTCTAAATGTAATGTAGCCATGATTATCCACCTAAATATTAGTACGGCTATTGAAAGGCGCCGTAAAGTTAATAAGATtctacattattttataaaagaacATTTCTGGTTACAACTGTCATTCCGTTTGTACTGGGTAAACAAAGATCACCATGTTCTATCACCGATGgtgtttaaaattcaaatgatatTCTAAATGTCATGAAAAGAAATGATTTCtcaaatattatatacagtTGAAGTTTGGATGAGATAATTGTCGATATAAAAAAGCAATACTATCAGGTTAGTTTCCACTAGCTTTTAACAACACTTAATAGTAAAGgtaaaagacattttttctctgaaaaatattaaatcgatATACAAAGGATAATTGAATTTTAACATGACATAAATACGCCCTCTCTATGACCTCTCTAATCAGACATAATACTTAGTAAAGATATTTAGCAAATCGTTCattgttttaaatacattaacGTTACCATATAAAGTTCATCAACTTTCTTTTGTGATACAGAAACCTGAAAGACTGACGTTTTTTCTTAACCGTTAAGTATTATTTCAGTggtaatttaaaaaagaaatatatgaatatattttgcAACGCAGTTTCAAAgataacagtaaaataacattGAGAAACAATGGTTTTGGTCTCCATTACAAGAATGAACACTTTGGCCTGGTCAAAAAGgtatttcaaaacaattgttTATACGAGAGGTTTTCACCGGTACAGAATGTGATATCATACTCATTTCATTGTCAATTTATTGTTTTTCCGTTGTTCTAATTtgtgatgaaaaaaaaagaattttatatttacacGTCTATAATGCAATCGGTTCTACAtgtgatttacatgtacatgtgatttACATAGTGTCGTCGGCGAAGGTGGCGCGTGGTAAGATACATATCGAGAACAGATATCACTAATTTTGTTTATCAATGGcgaaacattgaaatttttttttttttttgtaacagaGGCAATATACTAGCTTTGTGACACCAATGAATGGCTGATATAGGACCTGATAAATGCATGAGATCAATTTTCTGTTTATCAAAGCGATATTACATTGTTCGCTGCGTGGAAGCACCTTGGTAGAAGTGTCTGTGGCGGAGGTGATGCACCGAGTTGTAGAGATATAAACACCAACTGCATTACAGACGTGTAGATTGTGCGTTATGTTATAGTGTTATTTGGGATTCCACCTCAGGCCAACATGGCTTCAAAGGCCAGCTGCACTGGCTTATCTTTGGCATGGTATGGCCGTTTAAATACTAATAGaaaatttacatgtttattaattacttcaatatttaaaaagcttaaattgtttttgtatatatgacAAACGTATAATTTGATTTCCAAATAATTTGTAAAACTACTTTTTCTAATTATATATTGGTATATTGATCTTTACCACCATAAACAATTAATAAACAGAGTGTGTGTAACTAATAAAGTGATATGAATGTGTACACAATAAAAAGGTATATTTTGTTGATTAATTTGAGAATATCCCAACTGTTGTAATGTTATGTTGCAAATAAAATTCGGCCAAAGTGTCTCgattttgtttgttgttctaTGGTTATTACTTTGCTTTGTAGTTTGGCGGCATTCATTGGTTGACGAGAACAAATATGTAAATGTCTTCTTAATTTGACTCTTCCAAATTGCaaagaaaaatcaatttaattaagTACATGAAAACTTTcttattttgtcaattttgagGTATATGATATATGACGACTCCGACTAATACCGGTAAGTACATCGTAAGAGCTCGGTGGGGCCGCggtagccgagtggttaagatgtctagacatattaccaaaagccctccacctctgagacGCGAATTCGAATGAAATGCGTGGCAGTTTCTGAGttctgaccactggtcggtggtttttctccgaaTTCTCCACCATttaacctgacacgtccttacatgacactgtctgttaataggacgttaaactaataaacctATAAACCCGTAAGAGCTCGGTCTGGTGCTATAGATTGTGAGATTTATTAAGTGTCCATAGTTTGTTCGTTATCGTTGGTTTCAGACTCTGAAAAACGTTCATTATTTGTAACATCTTTGACGGTGTTCAAAATGTCCAATTTTGATGAAGATACGTATAAACTGTTCATACATTACTACGTCTAGCTTTCTTGCTTGGAGACTGCAACAAAGCTCTATACACTGTAGGAAAAGTGATACCATTGCATGCGATACTCTACTGGATTATTCAGTCCAAAGCTGAGACTCTGCCCATAAACACGCCATACTGTTCCTGTCATTGGATGAAGCATTTCCTTAAACGAAACCTTAGTGAAGCTATTGTCAGATTCAAATACAATCGTGCTCATGACTCTTCCGATGCAAAGAATCTGTTATCTATTATCGCTATGTACACTCACAAATAACCGAATCTCCATCTCCTTAGATAACAGTTGATTACATAATGGATTGAACAGGAAACCAGACAACTGTACGATAGGTTCGTGGGCAGTCAAATTTAAACCATCACGCCTAAATAGAACATAATGTAAGACCAGATTATTTGGTTTATTTGAACAAAGACGCCGACAACATCATTTGATTACGACCCTTTTTGTCCATTTCATGTGACGTCAATGTGATTTTCAGTTGTAATGAATATTCATGTGGACTGTTTCTGGCTATTTGGGCAGTGATATGTCGACTCTGGATAAAGGATCTATTATAACGTGAATAAAGAATTCCTCGGGAGATCTGCTAACACTTGAGTGATTTAATGGCTTTAAGCGGTCTGGTCGATACTCGGGGCCTACAGAGACATGACCGACGCAACCACACGTGTGTCATTTAGGTAAAGACTGGAATCAAGTGACGTACGACGTTTAGAAGCATCAACAGGCGCGTGCCACAGTGACGCCCCGACTGTCGGAGGTGTTTGGGTGACGTTAGAGGTTGTTGTGTTTGACACATAAGACACACTAGTTGGTTGTTTCCCACTGTTGTAGACGTCACTAAATGGTAAAGCGCTTTATTACGTTACagataatattttctttaataatttATTGCTATGTTTGGCAAACATATCCAACATATGTATTTGTTATGATCAAAATTTCAGTGAAATATTTACTCAGCCTCCAGCACATTTCTTTctgttgtattttatatattttatgtcgttacaatatatcaataagatattaacatttgatattttgtaaaagtCGTCTCGGCGTCTATCGCCAATAATTTGGGACCCAATACTGCATACATTTGGTCCATATAACAgtaataatatgaaagtttgCACAAATGACAACAAGTCAATGATAAACAGCAATCATATGTGATTTTCATGAATACAGAAAAaacatttaatgtatattttttagaACTAGAAACTCTAAAGCGTCAAAAGATTCGACTGTTCCCTGCGAACAGTTATACAAtgcaacaaatattttattgtatattgcAAATGCGGGCGTGATTTGTTGTGCTAAATTGCGTTCAAAGAGTCAACAATTTGGTCATGTTGTACACTAGATTACCTTGAAGAAACCTACCCAATGTATGTGTGAACTACACCAACCTCCAGCAATACATATCAATACTGTTGGGGAATGGTAGATTCTTTGTGGATTTATACCAGAAAGGAAGGTTAAGAAATGTCGGAAATGAAAGTAAATGAAATAATTGTCATATTCTCatcaaaatgaaagaaaagcAAATTGTTCTGATCGtttatcaaaacaaaagtaaaacCAATGGGAAACTATCTGGTTAACATCATTATCTACCTTGGTATATATGACGAAGCAGGAACTCTTATTGATTTTACTCGTAAGTGACAACGAATTCCAATCGGAGCTGCACTCGGCCAATGTTATCAACTTTACATACTGAAGCTTCACTGGAAGACTAAACATGGTAAGCTAAAGCTGGGGATTACAGTTGTGTCTGGAAAGGACATGGCCACACACACCTTGGAACAACGCAGAGTCAGGAGTCATAAAACAGTAAAATGTACAATTCAAGGTAATGAAGGATCCACAAATACCTTCTCATATATGAACATTATCAAAGACCCATTGAAAGTTCATGAATTTCATGAATAATGGCGGCCTTCCGTTCCCGTgtgtaattatgaaaattgagaTATAAGCttacagtacaaaatttaaGTAATAACGGTGATTAGCAGGTGCACATGTACACGTCTCATCGCCAGCGTCAAGGTAGCTAAATTGATGGAGCGTTCCGCTGGTTGTGGGGTCAGTGATCGGGCTGCATGTTACCACACAAGTTATATTTGGTGCTGTGAACCAACTTTATTGTAAAGTACATGGGTTGAATGTTTGACATAATATGGAATATCAACTCAGAAGGGAGAATATATCATGTCTGGACCTGTCGGCACGCCTCCGCCCCGAGTTTGAAGAGGTATGAAGGCAATGGTCGTGTATTTAAGATTAAATATTTGATACAGAATTTGTGGAACACTCAAGCGAAAGAGATGAGGAAAATACCATTCTTCACAGGTTCGATtagtttttactttttttccaGAATATTTTTAACACCTTGGGTCATTTTAGTCCGATCTATTGTTTATAGAGACCCTGAGCCAATGAACAGCTAAAAGCTTATCGGGGCAACCTCGCATGTAATGAGACAAACTGCGTGCTTACAAAGAAATCCTGACCCTATGTCTACGTTGTGATAATCCCTGTCTTTATCCGTTGAGCCAAAGAAGCGTGTTCCGTCAGATGAGAGACAGCTGTACAAGTCACATATATGGTTATAGACACAGACTGGCATGGTATTGAGCGCTTATAGCTGTGTGCCGCCATGGCAGTAACCGATAGCTCTTGGGATGTATTTCAGAAGCAAAAAGAACATGTTtacttaaaagaaaatgtttatttatttgtagatTTATATTTAAgtgtacaaattttaatacaATCCTGTCTACAAAAATACATTGGCATTTCTTTTGAATAGGTAAACTATAATTACTTCTACTGTGGTAGTAAAGCCTGTTTCTAGCCGACATGTCATCCCTCTTGTCTATACGAACTATTGATGGCCTGCTGGTTCTTATCACACTCTCCATTGGCTTGGGGACTCTGTAGGAACGGGTGCTCTTTGATACTAACGATATTCGGCCTCTTCTTGACATTGACTTCCATCAGTCTCATGATCAAGTCCTTAACGTCGGATGATAACTTCTTGTATCTGGAGAACCctatcttcttctcaagttgtTGACTGACCATCTTTTTGATATTCGAGTCGTCGTACGGCATGGAGGCGCACACCTAGATCAGACAATACATTGAATCTTATCTCTACTAGTAGTGGCAGGATTAAAAAGTAGCGACACTGTTCGCCAAACAAAACATCGGTGATATATCATTACGACCTTCTCATTAAATTGTTTCTTTTTGAAGGCAAACCTTCCACACACTTTCGTTATTGCATATTACGTCAGAAACACAGAATGTGGCCTTGGTATAAACATAAAGGAAATTACCATAATATATAGAATGACGCCCATACTCCATATGTCATGTGATGGAAGATGGTATGGAATTCCTTGAAGCACTTCCGGAGCTGCGTATGCTGCACTTCCGCAAAATGTCTTACTAACATCGCTGGGCTCGTACTGACGAGCAAATCCAAAATCggatatttttatgttattcatgCAATCAAGCAGAAGGTTTTCACATTTCATATCTCTGTAAATAAAATACtgcataaataaatattgttatgaATGTTCAGACGTcgcgcacaatgttcggtcacttttatgtaacgttatttaatgtaaaagacgtcattatcttatataacatgacgagcgcaattgacgtcatttccgacattcggcaaacctgcaagacaaagaaaaaacgcaatttttcgaatacttttttgaattttcagtagagatttcgcacatgtatatttgagcaaaaacgtatttttttattatgaatagaaaacatacttcctaatataaagtcatttttcaacgtcgtgaacttgcgtgacagaacagtcaatttaaaaatttcattttgtgtcatttctgcaagacaaaggttttgttcgataaaaaagtagaacgacgtcgcagtctatattttctgacatgttattaaaatagaagaaaaacgtatttttatattaacaattcatGTCTCTATCTCATGTATTAGTACCGTTTTGtactgtgtgtatttgtgttttttcacttttttgtcttttctcttcggatctgtcgatcggcaagtctacaaacaaagtccaccattttgaagtatgacgtcacaattcattataacgaaATGATATCATGATAGTTCGTTTTTGGGGAATCTCTTTGTCAAATTTTACCGCCAtgtggtgttcagtatgaccacagTGACACTTTAACTGAAACCGCATACAGGTGCGTGTTACATCTGTCGCGccaaaaaacgtcattttctcaacaaaaacacatcaatagaaacataaatattacaaatattttgataaaagtcctcccgtaattgaataaatatatcctttctgtttttcaatttaaaaaaatagtattgcgcttatattattttactgttcaacgctttttccaatgaaattccggcgtgacgtaaaagtgaccgaacattgtgcgttATGTCTCAGCGCTAGGAGTAGAGtaagaaatacaaaaacatacatgaTGTACaaataacgaaaaaaaaaaaaaaaaaaaaaaaaccccacccGCGATGAATCTAATTCGTCAAAgtatataaaatctatttataAGTAACAATAAGTGTTCAAGTAGCCTTCAAATCTTAATTAATTCGTACTATGACcatgaacaaataaataaacaattgtagCTTCCTAATTATACATGCACGTGATTGGAGTATATATGTAAACGCTTAAATAAAACTGACTAAAGTAGCAAATATGGTGCTAAAATAGCAAATTAACATATGAATCCCTTCCACCTTACCTATGGACTATTTTCCTGTCGTGGAGGTAGCCTATTGCGAGCACAATTTGTTTGAACATGACTTGGGCACGATCCTCCTGTAACGCACCACGAAGTTTGATATATTCTAAAAGGTCTCCGTGGCCTGCATACTCCATAACCATAAATACCTAGAAAAGAGAACGAATCTTGTTTAAATTATACACTCAGTTGTTTggctttaaaggcccactacctttccgaaacggcttttaaatTTTAGAATATGAATGTAGAACGAGATCCATAATTTTGTcacaaaaattatcaacttaccgttaatattaCACGTATCATGatttctgaacaatttgattaaaataaataaaacgttaattttaataacgcgggtcgtcttatgtttcccgccgtcgtcctaaataccgcgcgatagttgactatcactgcgccagacggcaaaacagcgaaatgactccactattttcatataaatacgAAGGAAATcgtgcatatgtttggtgttttaaCCTCAGTTTcagccatcggtatatattttctgatgttatcaaGGTggttaagaaacctttatagtTTGCTCCGGAAAGTTAGTAGGCCTTTAAGCATTTGCTTCTTTTGATTcgaaaacaattttaatgtaGAAATTATGTGCTATTGTACTATTCAATTTAGTGGAGATATATCTTTGCTGTTAGATGTCAGAGGAATAGTAGCACTGTCATCCCTGTAAATAAAACTTGAATCCCTGTGTAA
This genomic window contains:
- the LOC138319215 gene encoding testis-specific serine/threonine-protein kinase 1-like → MMSGTVDEVAELKKSGYALGALLGEGSYAKVRSAYSSKTNARVAVKIINRKKAPRDFREKFLPRELDIIKMVDHPNVVKLYEIIEFNGKVFMVMEYAGHGDLLEYIKLRGALQEDRAQVMFKQIVLAIGYLHDRKIVHRDMKCENLLLDCMNNIKISDFGFARQYEPSDVSKTFCGSAAYAAPEVLQGIPYHLPSHDIWSMGVILYIMVCASMPYDDSNIKKMVSQQLEKKIGFSRYKKLSSDVKDLIMRLMEVNVKKRPNIVSIKEHPFLQSPQANGECDKNQQAINSSYRQEG